Proteins encoded within one genomic window of Lates calcarifer isolate ASB-BC8 unplaced genomic scaffold, TLL_Latcal_v3 _unitig_517_quiver_1875, whole genome shotgun sequence:
- the LOC108873892 gene encoding acyl-coenzyme A thioesterase 11-like has translation MSLIRYYNQASPEVLPYISTDIAGLSSSFYHTFCSCSQYLTRNKQNVTSEEQTGQYQATNTDSPTCETQVDALSVALHSTQL, from the exons ATGTCACTA ATCCGGTACTATAACCAGGCGTCTCCAGAGGTCCTTCCCTACATCTCCACTGACATCGctggcctctcctcctctttctacCACACCTTCTGCTCCTGTAGTCAATACCTGACTAGGAACAAGCAGAATGTTACCTCTGAGGAGCAAACTGGCCAATACCAGgccacaaacacagacagtccCACCTGTGAGACTCAGGTTGACGCTCTGTCAGTGGCCCTCCACAGCACCCAGCTGTAG